GGCCCGGCCACTGGCGCACGGCCCAGGGTGCCTTTCTGGTAAACGACGACAATTCGGAACGCTCGGCTATGGTGTGGCTCAAAAACTACGTGAGGACCACCGTGCTGGGCGTTTCGAAGACCGACGACGCGACGGTAAGCCTTTCGCCCAACCCCACTGTTACCGGGCAGTTTACGCTGCGGGGCACCGAACACCTAAGCGCCGTGCGCGTGCTCGACGTGCGCGGACAGCTGGTGCAGCAAGTAACGCTCCGCCAGCAGCCCACGGTGCAGGTGCAGCTGAACGTGCGGCCTGGGCTGTACGTGGTGCAGCTAATTAATGGGCAAACAATAACCTCGAAGAAGCTGCTGGTGCAATAACAGCGACGAGTTTATTAAATTAATTTTGACTAACTATTAATTTAACTTTTGTTGCAAATACGTAAATATCATTTTTAATTAAACAGTAATAGGAGTAGCCGTGTAAATAATTTACACGGCTACTCTTTTTTAATTAACTAGTTACTTATAACAGTTCAACCCCGCTGGCAGCTAACTCCTGACGTACGGCTTCGGGCCAGATGCTTACTTGTACTTCCCCGATGTGGGCTTTACGCAGCATAAACATGCACACCCGCGACTGACCAATACCGCCGCCGATGCTCTGGGGCAGCGCGTCCTGGAGCAGCAGGCTGTGGAAGTGCAGGTCCTTGCGCTCGGGGCAGCCGCGCAGTTCCAACTGCCGCGTGAGGGCCGCCTTATCCACCCGAATACCCATCGACGACACTTCAAAAGCCGTTTCCAGGACTGGGTGCCAGAGCAGGATGTCGCCGTTGAGGCCGTAGTGGCCGGCTTCGTTTGGGGTGCTCCAGTCGTCGTAGTCGGGGGCGCGGCCGTCGTGGATTTCGCCGTGGCTCAGTTCTCCACCAATACCCATCAGGAAGATGGCGCCGTACTCCTTAGCGGCTTCGTGCTCCCGCTGCTTGGGCGTCAGGTCGGGGTAGCGCTGCAGCAGTTCCTCGGCGTACAGGAAGGTAATAGCCTCAGGCAGCACCGGCTCAATCTCAGGATACTGCTCACTTACCTGCTGCTCCACGGCTTTCAGGGCCCCGTAGATTTTCTCGACGGTTTCTTTCAAGTAGGAAATCGTGCGCTGCTCGGGCGTAATGTGCTTTTCCCAGTCCCACTGGTCCACGTAAATCGAATGGATGGGCGAGTAGTCTTCGTCGGGGCGCAGGGCGCGCATGTCGGTCAGCAAACCCCGGCCGGCCTCGATGCCCAGCTCCTGCAGGCGCAGGCGCTTCCACTTGGCCAGGGAGTGCACCACCACCGCGCGGCGCTCATCCAGGGCCTTGATGGGGAAGTGTACGGGTCGCTCCGTACCGTTCAAGTCATCGTTGATGCCGGTGCCATCGAGCACGGCAATGGGCGAGGACACTTTCACTAGGCGTAGCTGCCGGCTCAGCTCCCGGGCAAAGGTGTCTTTAACAAAGCTGATGGCCTCTTCGGTTTTGAGCAGGTCGACGGGTGCCAGGGCACGGACGGGGGTTTGCAGAACGGTTTCCATACGGGTAGAAGGGTTATGATGTGAAGGTTTGACGAATTGAACCAGGACGGAAAAGGCACTAAGGAGCCGCCCGCCCCGAAGGCAGTTTTTTGAATCCAAGAAATTCCCTGACGGGTGGTAAAGGCAAAAAAATAAGCCTTCCGTTATCCGGAAGGCTTATTAAATGAATTGTTCTTTTTCCTTTATATGAACAACGGCCTTCCAGTCCCGAAACAATTATTGTTCGAGTTATTATTGAAGAGCACGTTATTGAAGAATTGCATGGCTTGCGCTATTGTCTTTGCATTGCCAAATAGGAAACAATATTTTAAACTTCCAAACATTACCCAAAAAACAGCACAATTTTTTTCACACTCAATTGCTTACAAACGTGCGTTAGTTAATAAAAAAAAAGCTTATTCCGAGTCGTTCGTGCGGCCTTCACGCACGTCGCGCACGGCTTCGGTGAGGTAGCTGGGCACCTCGGCCCCGGGCTGCAGAAACTGCAGTAGCCGCAGGTACTTGGCCCGCCCCTCTTCCAGCATGTAGGTTGGCACTTCCACCGTGAACAAGCTGAAAGGCTCCGCCTTCTGCACCCCGACGAGCAGAAACCGGTCGGCGCGCAGGGCGTCGAGGTAGAAGGCGGCCTGCCGGTCGTAGTCGTAGCCGCTGCACTGGGACAGAAAGTGGCTGTAGTCGCGGGCCATGGTGGTTTTGAAGTCGATGATGGTATAGCCCCGGTCGGTGTCGGGGGCCACCAGGTCGGCGCGCAGCTTGCAGACGGTATCGGTGGTGGGCTCGGTGAAAATGCAGCTGGGCTCGGGCGTGCCGCGCTGCAGCAAATCGTTCAGATAGGGGTCCAGCTTCACGCCTTCCACCATCCACCAGATCAGCGAGTCGTTGATACCGGGCTGCCCGGCCTGGTAAAGCTCGGGCTCCAGCAGGGCCGTGTGAAAGGCCGTGCCCAGGCCCA
Above is a genomic segment from Hymenobacter cellulosivorans containing:
- the asnA gene encoding aspartate--ammonia ligase; protein product: METVLQTPVRALAPVDLLKTEEAISFVKDTFARELSRQLRLVKVSSPIAVLDGTGINDDLNGTERPVHFPIKALDERRAVVVHSLAKWKRLRLQELGIEAGRGLLTDMRALRPDEDYSPIHSIYVDQWDWEKHITPEQRTISYLKETVEKIYGALKAVEQQVSEQYPEIEPVLPEAITFLYAEELLQRYPDLTPKQREHEAAKEYGAIFLMGIGGELSHGEIHDGRAPDYDDWSTPNEAGHYGLNGDILLWHPVLETAFEVSSMGIRVDKAALTRQLELRGCPERKDLHFHSLLLQDALPQSIGGGIGQSRVCMFMLRKAHIGEVQVSIWPEAVRQELAASGVELL
- a CDS encoding PD-(D/E)XK nuclease-like domain-containing protein — encoded protein: MPITDSFRRPDLLRLPYDDYRALPAIANSDLSRLRDALNGRYQKPSSMNGALGLGTAFHTALLEPELYQAGQPGINDSLIWWMVEGVKLDPYLNDLLQRGTPEPSCIFTEPTTDTVCKLRADLVAPDTDRGYTIIDFKTTMARDYSHFLSQCSGYDYDRQAAFYLDALRADRFLLVGVQKAEPFSLFTVEVPTYMLEEGRAKYLRLLQFLQPGAEVPSYLTEAVRDVREGRTNDSE